The Leptospira bourretii genome has a window encoding:
- a CDS encoding SPFH domain-containing protein: protein MEFVYLAFWSIIAIYLVYKIFRCIRIIPAQDVLIVERLGKYSRSLRAGFHILIPFIDRDAYYHTLKEQSIDVQPQICITHDNVQVKVDGVIYLKIIDPVRASYGIEDFQFAAIQLAQTTMRSVIGTMELDKTIGEKDLINSTIVAAIDQASEPWGIKVNRYEILNIVPPKSVLDAMEKEKKAQIAKRSQVLLSEGERDSRINRSLGFKEEAVNKSEGEKQRRINSAEGKATEIEALAVATAKGIEAIAGSISEQGGASAIKLQITKAFIHNFLNVAKENTEILIPADVMNLPTLIANLTEGKKPKA from the coding sequence ATGGAATTTGTATACTTAGCTTTTTGGTCGATCATTGCCATTTATTTGGTTTATAAAATCTTTCGCTGCATTCGCATCATCCCAGCACAGGATGTTCTCATTGTGGAACGACTGGGAAAATATTCCAGGAGTTTACGAGCAGGATTTCATATCCTCATCCCTTTCATTGATCGAGATGCGTATTACCATACTCTCAAAGAACAATCCATCGATGTACAACCACAAATTTGTATCACGCATGACAACGTGCAGGTGAAGGTGGATGGAGTCATTTATCTAAAAATCATCGATCCCGTTCGTGCCTCATATGGAATCGAAGATTTCCAATTTGCAGCCATCCAACTGGCACAAACCACAATGCGTTCTGTGATTGGAACCATGGAACTGGACAAAACGATTGGAGAAAAAGACTTAATCAATTCTACGATTGTGGCGGCGATTGACCAAGCATCGGAACCTTGGGGAATCAAAGTCAATCGTTATGAAATTTTGAATATTGTGCCACCGAAATCGGTTCTAGATGCGATGGAAAAAGAAAAGAAAGCACAAATCGCCAAACGTTCGCAGGTGCTACTTTCCGAAGGGGAAAGAGATTCAAGAATCAACCGTTCCCTTGGTTTTAAAGAAGAAGCTGTGAACAAATCGGAAGGGGAAAAACAAAGAAGGATTAACTCTGCCGAAGGGAAAGCAACGGAAATCGAAGCCCTTGCTGTAGCAACAGCAAAAGGGATTGAAGCCATTGCAGGTTCCATCTCTGAACAAGGTGGTGCCTCTGCGATCAAACTCCAAATCACAAAGGCTTTTATCCATAACTTCCTCAATGTTGCCAAAGAGAATACGGAAATCCTCATCCCTGCAGATGTAATGAATTTGCCAACCCTCATTGCCAACCTAACCGAAGGGAAAAAACCGAAAGCATAG
- a CDS encoding SPFH domain-containing protein, with protein MGATVIVVFLVIVYIIKKTIIIVPEQSVYVKERLGVLNGVLKSGFYFMIPFVDQIRYRQNLKEQTIDIDPQVCITRDNVSVEVDGVLYLKVIDGEKASYGIDNFMLATTQLAQTTLRSEIGKLIFDNLLSERDEINGRVVSNIDRATDPWGIKVTRYEIRNITPPKQILLEMENQMKSERERRAEITISQGEKEARVNHSVGERQESINISEGEKIRLVNEADGRAQEITLISNATAKGLQLISEAISKKGGKEAVSLQITQEYLDALGQILKTSKTTVVPETLANIGGVFEGLSKITTKIPQVGE; from the coding sequence ATGGGCGCGACCGTCATTGTTGTATTTTTGGTCATTGTTTATATCATCAAAAAGACAATCATCATTGTTCCAGAACAAAGTGTTTATGTAAAAGAAAGATTAGGTGTATTAAATGGGGTTTTGAAATCGGGATTTTATTTTATGATTCCGTTTGTAGACCAAATTCGTTATCGCCAAAATCTAAAAGAACAAACCATCGATATTGATCCACAAGTTTGTATTACAAGGGATAACGTATCCGTAGAAGTGGATGGGGTATTGTATTTAAAAGTCATCGATGGAGAAAAAGCATCTTACGGAATTGATAACTTTATGTTGGCAACAACTCAACTTGCACAAACCACACTTCGTTCTGAAATTGGAAAATTAATTTTTGATAATTTACTTTCGGAAAGAGATGAAATCAATGGTCGAGTGGTTTCCAATATTGACAGGGCCACTGATCCTTGGGGAATCAAAGTCACAAGATACGAAATCAGAAATATCACTCCACCCAAACAAATCCTTCTCGAGATGGAAAACCAAATGAAATCCGAAAGAGAAAGGCGAGCGGAAATCACCATCTCCCAAGGAGAAAAGGAAGCTCGGGTGAATCATTCTGTCGGAGAAAGACAAGAATCGATTAACATTTCCGAAGGGGAAAAAATCCGATTGGTGAATGAAGCCGATGGACGTGCCCAGGAAATCACACTCATTTCGAATGCGACAGCAAAAGGTTTACAGCTCATCTCCGAAGCCATTAGTAAAAAAGGTGGAAAGGAAGCAGTCAGTTTACAAATCACCCAAGAATATTTGGATGCTCTCGGTCAAATTTTGAAAACTTCCAAAACCACAGTGGTTCCCGAAACACTCGCAAACATTGGTGGAGTGTTTGAAGGCCTTTCCAAAATCACAACCAAAATCCCTCAGGTAGGAGAATAG
- a CDS encoding NfeD family protein → MDFIFANSPYVWIFLGLTLLFSEFLLPGTFVMFLGIGAIFTGILTRLVPMEFYSQVVVWVVSSLVSILVGGSAVRRFFKSESSVDPFIKDDFLNQIVPVETDILVQRHGGKIRFQGTLWDAVSNDSKITKGNYVRILSRENLTFTVERVDS, encoded by the coding sequence TTGGATTTTATTTTCGCAAACTCACCTTATGTCTGGATTTTTCTTGGGCTCACACTTTTATTTTCGGAATTCTTATTGCCGGGAACCTTTGTGATGTTTTTAGGAATCGGAGCCATTTTTACGGGGATTCTGACTCGTCTCGTACCTATGGAGTTTTATTCCCAAGTGGTTGTTTGGGTGGTTTCGAGTTTAGTTTCTATCCTTGTGGGAGGGTCTGCTGTCAGACGATTTTTTAAATCAGAATCTTCTGTGGATCCTTTTATTAAAGATGATTTTTTAAACCAAATTGTGCCTGTAGAAACTGATATTTTAGTGCAGAGGCACGGAGGAAAAATAAGGTTCCAAGGAACCCTTTGGGATGCAGTTTCTAACGATTCCAAAATCACCAAGGGAAACTATGTTCGAATTTTGTCTCGGGAAAATCTGACTTTTACCGTAGAACGAGTGGATTCATAA
- a CDS encoding heme-binding domain-containing protein, which produces MKRIFFILVGVLLVLQFFPIDRSNPPVKSEIQTSAETKEILKRSCYDCHSNETVWPTYSYIFPASLLISHHVEEGRDELNFSEFGLLTDKKQNKKIYEIWEQVEEGEMPPKDYLLLHPSARLSDKDKEILKQWSDRFSGDSE; this is translated from the coding sequence GTGAAACGAATTTTTTTCATCTTAGTCGGAGTTTTACTCGTCCTCCAATTTTTTCCCATCGATCGCTCCAATCCTCCTGTCAAATCGGAGATCCAAACCAGTGCAGAGACCAAAGAAATCCTGAAGCGTAGTTGTTACGATTGCCATTCGAACGAAACTGTTTGGCCGACGTATTCCTATATTTTTCCCGCTTCCTTACTCATCTCTCACCATGTGGAAGAAGGAAGAGATGAATTGAATTTTTCCGAGTTTGGACTTCTAACGGACAAAAAACAAAACAAAAAAATCTATGAAATTTGGGAACAAGTGGAAGAAGGTGAGATGCCTCCCAAAGACTATCTATTGTTACACCCAAGTGCTAGGTTATCTGACAAAGATAAAGAAATTTTAAAACAATGGTCGGATCGTTTTAGTGGGGATTCGGAATGA
- the argH gene encoding argininosuccinate lyase, with protein MKEKKLWGGRFEAPPSSLMIRIGESISFDKELYSHDIEGSISHSRMLKRIGILTESEQRKIETGLGQIKKEIDSGKFEFKIENEDIHMSVESRLTELLGDLGKKLHTGRSRNDQVSQDVRLYIKAEVESILVLLLDLLSAWIGKAEAHTKTIIPGYTHLQIAQPIRASHYFLSHFWANVRDFEDFLGAYERADELVLGSGALAGVNYATDRDFMRKDLSLSRISENSMDAVSQRDHIFKFLFAASQFMIHVSRFCEEIILYTSQEFSYFKLPDHLTTGSSIMPQKKNPDVAELIRGKAGRVIGSLTHLFVMLKGTPLSYNRDFQEDKLPLFDTVKQVKLSIEGVRDMVLGIQVFPENATRSLRSGFSTATDLADWLVSAKGIPFRSAHEIVGELVKHCSSKGYDLFTIPSGERGQIHAVLTDPGYEAAISLETSCDKKDVMGGTSLPRQKEQIKRAKAKVNELTKKLKSIESKGKK; from the coding sequence ATGAAAGAGAAAAAATTATGGGGTGGTCGTTTTGAGGCACCACCTTCTTCTCTGATGATTCGCATTGGTGAGTCGATTAGTTTTGATAAAGAACTGTATTCACACGATATTGAAGGCTCCATTTCCCATTCTCGAATGCTAAAACGTATTGGTATCCTTACCGAATCGGAACAAAGAAAAATTGAAACCGGTCTTGGGCAGATCAAAAAAGAAATCGATTCTGGAAAGTTTGAATTCAAAATCGAAAACGAGGACATTCATATGTCTGTCGAATCTCGCCTAACGGAGCTTTTGGGAGATTTGGGAAAAAAACTACACACAGGTAGAAGCCGAAATGATCAGGTCTCCCAGGATGTTCGTTTATATATCAAAGCAGAAGTGGAATCCATTTTAGTTTTACTTTTGGATTTACTGAGTGCTTGGATCGGAAAAGCAGAAGCCCATACGAAAACCATCATCCCTGGATACACCCACCTACAAATTGCCCAACCCATTCGTGCATCTCATTATTTTTTATCTCATTTTTGGGCCAATGTTCGGGACTTCGAAGATTTTTTAGGCGCTTACGAAAGAGCAGACGAGCTAGTGTTAGGTTCTGGTGCTCTTGCGGGTGTTAATTATGCCACGGACCGGGACTTTATGAGAAAGGATTTGTCTCTTTCTCGGATTTCAGAAAATTCAATGGATGCCGTAAGCCAAAGAGATCATATTTTTAAATTTCTTTTTGCAGCTTCTCAATTTATGATCCATGTCTCTCGTTTTTGTGAAGAGATCATTTTATACACCTCCCAAGAGTTTAGTTATTTTAAATTGCCTGACCACTTGACTACCGGTTCTTCCATTATGCCACAAAAGAAAAATCCCGATGTGGCCGAACTCATTCGGGGGAAGGCGGGACGAGTGATCGGAAGTTTGACTCATTTGTTTGTGATGCTAAAAGGTACTCCTTTATCGTATAACAGAGATTTCCAAGAAGACAAACTCCCGTTATTTGATACAGTCAAACAAGTCAAACTGAGTATCGAAGGGGTGCGGGATATGGTTCTTGGGATCCAAGTGTTTCCAGAGAATGCGACCCGTAGCCTCCGTTCTGGATTTTCGACGGCAACGGACCTTGCCGACTGGCTTGTCAGTGCCAAAGGAATTCCATTTCGTTCTGCCCATGAAATTGTCGGTGAGCTAGTAAAACACTGCTCTTCCAAAGGGTATGATTTGTTTACGATTCCTAGTGGAGAGAGGGGGCAAATCCATGCTGTACTCACAGATCCAGGGTATGAAGCTGCCATTTCTCTAGAAACTTCTTGTGACAAAAAAGATGTGATGGGAGGAACCTCTCTTCCTCGTCAAAAAGAACAAATCAAACGAGCCAAGGCAAAGGTAAACGAATTGACCAAAAAGCTAAAATCGATAGAATCCAAAGGTAAAAAATAA
- a CDS encoding peptidylprolyl isomerase, which translates to MNKLSYFAFFFLALTQTVFCSDQTFKKITYEPVSYSPSKVIVKRQDATSVKLPEKPAIYAVFTTTSGDLVLELYDTAAPKTVQNFIDLAQGEKEFKTDKGSERRPYYDGLKFHRVIENFMAQGGCPRGDGTGGPGFQIEDEINGKALGLDKVKIKDAPQYQSQLQRAVLAEFKIQSRAEFEEKRTEVEKAYQEAMELPVLEVLHRVGYRYNEVLPSQKAVRGALAMANAGPNTNGSQFFINQVDTPHLDGLHTVFGFLVSGYDVLDRIIEKGNLQTTIRKVVIIDKRQ; encoded by the coding sequence ATGAACAAACTCTCTTATTTTGCCTTTTTCTTTTTGGCTTTAACCCAAACCGTTTTCTGTAGTGACCAAACATTCAAAAAAATCACTTATGAACCTGTATCGTATTCACCTTCCAAAGTGATTGTCAAACGCCAGGATGCCACCTCGGTCAAGTTACCGGAAAAACCAGCCATTTATGCTGTGTTTACAACTACTTCTGGTGATTTGGTTTTAGAACTTTATGATACTGCTGCCCCCAAAACGGTTCAGAACTTTATCGACTTGGCCCAAGGCGAAAAAGAATTCAAAACCGACAAAGGCTCTGAAAGAAGGCCTTATTATGACGGACTGAAATTCCACCGAGTCATCGAAAACTTTATGGCCCAAGGTGGTTGCCCAAGAGGAGACGGAACAGGTGGACCTGGGTTTCAGATAGAAGATGAAATCAACGGAAAGGCTCTTGGACTTGATAAAGTCAAAATCAAAGACGCACCACAATACCAATCCCAACTCCAACGAGCTGTCCTTGCGGAATTTAAAATCCAATCAAGAGCTGAATTTGAAGAGAAACGAACAGAAGTAGAAAAAGCTTACCAAGAAGCAATGGAATTACCGGTTTTAGAAGTTTTACACCGTGTGGGTTACCGATACAACGAAGTCCTACCTAGCCAGAAAGCTGTCCGAGGTGCCTTAGCGATGGCCAATGCAGGTCCCAATACCAATGGATCCCAGTTTTTTATCAACCAAGTGGACACTCCTCACCTCGACGGACTCCATACTGTATTTGGATTTTTAGTTTCTGGATACGATGTACTTGACCGAATCATTGAAAAAGGAAATCTACAGACAACCATCCGTAAGGTTGTCATCATCGACAAACGCCAATGA